The following proteins are encoded in a genomic region of Mycolicibacterium confluentis:
- a CDS encoding 3-methyladenine DNA glycosylase encodes MPPTAIAEIVLTEQDWTEAAQRHRARAERFLAAHTGPKPHPVWDFLFTYYSLRPRQLLRWHPGYGVVLGGAAARDYVERTGYTGHPAGATVSAAWLHARLGTVRFILDLLRRTAARPPAHNCFGLHEWAMVYRPDAAIRHGGVPLRLGQDGTDAVVESMPLRCSHYDAFRFFTADARPKNAVELSRETQAANEQPGCLHAAMDTYKWTFKLLPLTDSDLLLDCLELAADARELDMRASPYDLAEYGFAPIRIEDPAGRAEYVRAQAEITRRAAPLRDALIRRCELLVSAAEPA; translated from the coding sequence GAACAGGACTGGACTGAGGCGGCGCAACGGCACCGGGCTCGCGCCGAGAGGTTCCTGGCCGCGCACACGGGTCCGAAACCGCACCCGGTGTGGGATTTTCTGTTCACCTACTACAGCCTGCGGCCGCGCCAACTGCTGCGGTGGCACCCGGGATACGGAGTCGTGCTGGGCGGTGCCGCAGCCCGCGACTACGTCGAGCGCACGGGATACACGGGGCACCCGGCGGGGGCGACCGTCAGCGCGGCGTGGCTGCACGCCCGCCTGGGCACCGTGCGCTTCATCCTCGACCTGCTGCGCCGGACCGCAGCGCGTCCCCCGGCACACAACTGCTTCGGTCTGCACGAGTGGGCAATGGTGTACCGCCCGGACGCCGCCATCCGTCACGGCGGTGTGCCCCTGCGCCTCGGACAGGACGGGACGGACGCGGTGGTCGAGTCCATGCCGCTGCGGTGCTCGCACTATGACGCCTTCCGCTTCTTCACCGCCGATGCACGCCCGAAGAACGCGGTCGAACTGTCGCGCGAGACTCAGGCCGCCAATGAACAGCCCGGCTGCCTTCATGCCGCGATGGACACCTACAAGTGGACGTTCAAGCTTCTGCCGCTGACCGATTCGGATCTGCTCCTCGACTGCCTCGAGCTTGCGGCCGACGCCCGCGAACTCGACATGCGGGCCAGCCCGTATGACCTCGCCGAGTACGGGTTCGCACCGATCCGCATCGAGGACCCCGCGGGGCGCGCCGAGTACGTCCGCGCGCAGGCCGAGATCACCCGGCGGGCCGCGCCGCTTCGCGACGCCCTCATCCGGCGGTGCGAACTACTGGTCTCCGCGGCGGAGCCTGCCTGA